A stretch of the Fusarium musae strain F31 chromosome 2, whole genome shotgun sequence genome encodes the following:
- a CDS encoding hypothetical protein (EggNog:ENOG41): MPEDPPPPAANHAGRAIPVGLNEAALDSPTFRVTAANFGDQVDAIEKWLNGYAQSTSKLLHDILALEETINTFLVKTMPSAADGVVDNDYTFLALKRVGDGWREYWIQMISTMKKMEGLVVDPIRQFIVGDLRNFKECRRAMEQAQRTFDSTLARYVSQSKTKEPSSLREDAFAVFETRKAYLKASMDYCQLAPQLRFSMDKLLVKICSERWSQLRRAKEAAIDTTRWNQEMERIQGWSNEMGASEMVFRRELQSARREIGENALAGFKPSRELEDYSTSTVPFLGTRGPITVRLEEGATVVSEKQGWLFLRVLSGKPARHTWIRRWYYCRDGIFGWLIPGPLGVLQGDEIGVLLCNAKPAVAEDRRFCFEVKTKSQTILLQAETQGELTEWLEVFEVTKKRAFETSMNRTSASLPGSVDPAFSISPPSIPEFSAKALDAQIGIYDESSPSIDRTNTLPVPGPDGNLSTRQSFDVNGSISRRTITALGRDLAREEGESGREHAARIIQKLDLHRKATFGTQGPEAGQGGSASTTGLASMMATSQTLPPGFPGSVGSTTNFRQTPSMLPSVDTKVGTLAPATLAKPPSMTGLSRIAVLTAGERQPVGNNRKLPASVVANYWGTSLWGAMNAPPQPVLPRLDEDDPIGVVVPGSTVGQGVQRKDGGEYFPRNYPPELRAQHAQFRLLFPDAPLEEKLVLVFRAAWTGSPERGPGKPDMAGDGRIYVTPDNMYFYGQQIGLVTAYNISLDIISEVTAAPGRDCDFIFLHLNENANETGYTRITIKVFLEELGLLHTRLNLLIDDIQAEEPMDVEAIITTLINLEKEEYDRPSPSVESWEEVSANTPMDDGTSMGRPVARRMEFSPPLRLSKSRTRHNHKLHLPARPVIYEPEGMKEMAAERHFEISAKSCFHVLFGDKSFVFPKLYFERRAQQIAQGPWVLVDQGRMRRDFQFKVDYKDVLGRSKTADVNDYQIIDVFSDHVTYVVTHVKTAWHLPHSSWFKVVTKIVITHVAKSKCKLAIYTKTDWSKTPALSKNLIDRQAIHDAASDAEELAEVATDQVRKLGTRSRTNRAIQVYGQIGQQTEVVVFSPAATDSAKKQAIKPRTLTTMVFETIRSLGESAVSSLIMWAIAVLRNLFNLITAQWIILALLAFSTLTNLLLTSSETSTWWRERRAAGFMQNIGIRPNLMMSKAIYFADLDTASGANQGLSFPDNSTCFSTFKDLLDTTDMDAPWEDAGASLATPTSRATARRLRRTRQRLGSYRHDLLVAMRVVNSIEREMLQSEWENWLIDEKFLCDELDTMLQQQQQQGDAKGQGKGAEAVKGPHKAMEPMPAKRRQALEQWRDTYCGSCKQDYQVAMTDRKLSIV, encoded by the coding sequence ATGCCTGAAGATCCCCCTCCACCAGCGGCCAACCATGCTGGCCGCGCTATCCCCGTCGGCCTCAACGAAGCAGCACTCGATTCTCCGACTTTTCGTGTAACCGCCGCAAACTTTGGCGACCAAGTCGATGCTATAGAAAAATGGCTCAACGGATATGCTCAGTCGACGTCGAAACTACTGCACGATATCCTCGCCCTCGAAGAGACGATTAATACTTTCCTCGTGAAGACGATGCCCTCGGCGGCTGACGGCGTTGTCGACAATGATTATACATTTTTGGCTTTGAAGAGGGTGGGTGATGGATGGCGTGAGTATTGGATTCAGATGATAAGCacaatgaagaagatggaaggtCTGGTCGTCGACCCTATTCGGCAGTTCATCGTCGGTGATCTCAGGAATTTCAAGGAGTGCAGGAGGGCCATGGAGCAGGCGCAGCGAACGTTTGACTCTACTCTCGCTCGATACGTCAGTCAgtcaaagacaaaggagCCATCATCCCTGCGGGAAGATGCCTTTGCTGTTTTCGAGACCCGAAAGGCATACCTCAAGGCCTCGATGGATTACTGCCAGCTTGCACCACAGCTGCGCTTTAGTATGGATAAGTTGCTTGTCAAAATATGCAGTGAGCGTTGGAGCCAGCTGCGGCGTGCCAAAGAAGCTGCAATTGACACTACGCGCTGGAATCAGGAGATGGAGCGCATTCAGGGGTGGTCGAATGAAATGGGGGCGTCCGAGATGGTCTTCAGGCGAGAGTTGCAGTCTGCCAGGAGAGAGATTGGAGAAAATGCGCTGGCGGGATTCAAGCCATCCCGTGAGCTCGAGGACTACAGCACTTCAACCGTTCCTTTCCTCGGCACTCGTGGCCCCATCACTGTTCGTCTCGAGGAAGGTGCCACAGTTGTCTCTGAAAAGCAAGGATGGCTGTTCCTGCGGGTTCTCTCAGGGAAGCCAGCAAGACATACGTGGATCAGGAGATGGTACTATTGCCGTGATGGCATCTTTGGCTGGCTGATACCAGGGCCTCTGGGAGTGCTTCAGGGTGACGAGATAGGGGTTCTACTTTGTAATGCAAAGCCGGCCGTGGCCGAAGACAGACGCTTCTGCTTCgaggtcaagaccaagagccaAACAATCCTCCTCCAGGCAGAGACTCAGGGCGAGCTGACCGAGTGGTTGGAGGTTTTTGAGGTTACCAAGAAGCGGGCTTTCGAGACCAGCATGAACAGAACTAGTGCTTCTCTTCCCGGGTCCGTTGATCCTGCGTTCTCCATCTCTCCCCCCAGTATCCCCGAGTTCTCTGCCAAGGCCCTCGACGCACAGATCGGTATCTACGATGAATCAAGTCCTAGTATTGACCGAACAAACACACTGCCTGTTCCAGGGCCAGACGGTAACCTCAGTACACGACAGAGCTTTGACGTTAACGGCAGCATCTCTCGTCGTACCATCACTGCTCTAGGCCGAGACCTGGCTCGAGAGGAGGGCGAGAGTGGCCGTGAGCATGCCGCCAGAATCATCCAGAAGCTCGACCTACATCGCAAAGCGACCTTTGGCACCCAAGGTCCCGAAGCTGGACAGGGAGGTTCAGCTTCCACGACTGGACTAGCTAGCATGATGGCTACTAGCCAAACGCTACCGCCAGGATTTCCAGGGTCTGTTGGAAGCACAACAAATTTCAGGCAGACGCCTAGCATGCTGCCATCAGTTGACACAAAGGTTGGCACTTTGGCTCCAGCAACCCTGGCCAAGCCACCCTCGATGACTGGATTGAGTCGAATTGCAGTCCTGACAGCAGGAGAACGCCAACCCGTAGGTAACAATAGGAAACTCCCTGCGTCTGTGGTTGCGAACTACTGGGGAACAAGTCTCTGGGGTGCAATGAACGCACCGCCACAACCCGTCCTTCCCAGactcgatgaggatgaccCTATCGGTGTTGTCGTTCCTGGAAGCACTGTAGGGCAAGGTGTTCAGCGGAAGGACGGTGGCGAATACTTCCCCCGAAACTATCCCCCAGAGTTGCGAGCGCAACACGCCCAGTTTCGACTCCTTTTCCCAGATGCGCCtttggaggagaagctggtgCTTGTCTTCCGGGCCGCCTGGACCGGATCTCCTGAGCGAGGGCCCGGCAAACCAGACATGGCGGGCGATGGCCGTATATACGTTACACCCGACAATATGTACTTCTATGGACAACAAATAGGACTCGTCACGGCCTACAATATCAGTCTAGACATCATCAGTGAAGTAACCGCAGCCCCAGGGAGGGACTGCGACTTCATTTTCCTGCATCTGAATGAAAACGCCAACGAAACAGGATATACCAGGATCACTATCAAAGTCTTCTTGGAGGAACTCGGTCTACTCCACACTCGTCTCAACCTATTAATCGACGACATCCAGGCTGAGGAGCCCATGGATGTTGAAGCGATCATCACCACCTTGATCAATCTCGAAAAGGAAGAGTATGACCGACCAAGTCCCAGTGTCGAAAGCTGGGAGGAGGTATCGGCAAACACACCCATGGATGACGGCACTTCGATGGGGCGGCCTGTTGCTCGACGTATGGAGTTTAGCCCTCCGCTTCGTCTTTCGAAATCGAGGACTCGGCATAACCATAAACTTCACTTGCCAGCTCGCCCTGTCATTTATGAACCAGAAGGCATGAAAGAGATGGCGGCTGAGCGACACTTTGAAATTAGTGCCAAGTCCTGCTTCCACGTTTTGTTCGGTGACAAGAGTTTTGTATTTCCAAAGCTCTACTTTGAACGACGCGCTCAGCAAATTGCTCAAGGGCCCTGGGTTCTAGTTGATCAGGGCAGGATGAGGCGTGACTTTCAGTTCAAGGTTGACTACAAAGATGTCCTGGGTCGGTCCAAGACGGCCGATGTCAATGACTACCAGATCATCGATGTCTTCAGCGATCACGTTACGTACGTGGTAACTCATGTCAAGACGGCGTGGCATCTGCCTCACTCAAGCTGGTTCAAGGTTGTGACCAAGATTGTCATAACGCATGTAGCCAAGTCCAAGTGCAAATTAGCCATCTACACAAAAACGGATTGGTCGAAAACCCCAGCGCTCTCCAAGAACCTGATTGACCGCCAAGCCATTCATGATGCCGCAAGTGACGCTGAAGAGTTGGCTGAGGTTGCTACGGATCAAGTTCGGAAGCTTGGAACTCGCAGCCGAACAAACAGAGCAATCCAGGTGTACGGCCAGATAGGGCAACAGACAGAGGTGGTGGTCTTCTCGCCTGCTGCAACAGATTCGGCAAAGAAGCAGGCCATCAAACCTCGAACCCTGACTACGATGGTGTTTGAGACGATTCGATCACTGGGAGAGAGTGCAGTATCGTCACTCATCATGTGGGCTATTGCTGTGCTGCGCAACTTGTTCAACTTGATTACAGCTCAGTGGATCATCCTTGCACTTCTCGCATTCAGCACACTTACAAATCTCCTACTTACGTCGAGCGAGACTTCGACGTGGTGGAGAGAGCGAAGAGCAGCAGGATTCATGCAAAACATCGGAATTCGGCCcaatttgatgatgagcaAGGCCATATACTTTGCGGATCTGGATACAGCATCCGGGGCTAATCAAGGGTTGTCTTTTCCCGACAACAGCACATGCTTCTCGACGTTCAAGGATCTCCTGGATACGACAGATATGGATGCGCCCTGGGAGGATGCCGGTGCTAGTTTGGCCACACCCACTAGTCGTGCTACAGCCCGTCGACTTCGACGAACTCGACAACGGCTAGGGTCTTACCGGCATGACTTGCTAGTAGCCATGAGGGTTGTCAACAGCATCGAGCGAGAGATGTTACAGTCAGAATGGGAGAATTGGTTGATAGATGAAAAGTTCCTCTGTGATGAACTGGATACTATgctgcagcaacagcagcagcagggcGACGCAAAGGGGCAGGGGAAAGGGGCAGAAGCCGTCAAGGGGCCACATAAGGCCATGGAGCCTATGCCAGCTAAGAGACGACAGGCCCTCGAGCAGTGGCGGGACACTTACTGCGGGAGCTGTAAGCAGGACTACCAGGTTGCGATGACGGATCGGAAGCTGTCGATTGTGTAA
- the SU2 gene encoding Eukaryotic peptide chain release factor subunit 1 (BUSCO:EOG09262CDO), with amino-acid sequence MSDAQANEAEKNIEIWKVKKLIKRLEAARGNGTSMISLIIPPKDQVSRAAKMLAEEYGTASNIKSRVNRQSVLSAITSTQQRLKLYNKVPPNGLVVYCGEILTQEGKERKVNIDFEPFKPINTSLYLCDNKFHTEALAELLESDQKFGFIIMDGNGALFGTLSGNTREVVHKFSVDLPKKHGRGGQSALRFARLREEKRHNYVRKVAELAVQNFITADKVNVAGLILAGSADFKNDLNASDMFDGRLATKVIKVVDVSYGGENGFNQAIELSSETLGNVKFIQEKKLIGKYFEEISQDTGKVCYGIEDTLKALELGAVETLIVFENLEITRWVLKDSNGSEVILHTTKQQEQTNRDKFLDKETGQEMEIVSQESFLEWIAEHYKDFGTTLEFVSDRSTEGNQFVKGFGGIGGLLRYKVNFEQLADLSDDDEYYDGELAKRLGNESS; translated from the exons ATGAGTGACGCTCAGGCGaacgaggccgagaagaac ATTGAGATCtggaaggtcaagaagctgaTCAAGCGTCTTGAAGCCGCCAGAGGAAATGGAACCTCAATGATTTCCCTCATTATCC CTCCCAAGGATCAAGTCTCTCGAGCAGCCAAGATGTTGGCTGAAGAATAT GGCACCGCCTCCAACATCAAATCTCGAGTCAACAGACAGTCTGTCTTGTCCGCCATTACCTCGACCCAGCAGCGCCTCAAGCTGTACAACAAGGTGCCCCCGAACGGTCTGGTCGTCTACTGTGGCGAAATCTTGACCCAGGAAGGCAAGGAGCGAAAGGTCAACATCGATTTTGAGCCCTTCAAGCCCATCAACACTTCCCTCTACCTGTGCGACAACAAGTTTCACACCGAGGCTCTGGCCGAGCTGCTCGAGTCCGACCAGAAGtttggcttcatcatcatggatggtAACGGTGCTCTGTTTGGAACTCTTAGCGGCAACACACGTGAGGTTGTCCACAAGTTCTCTGTCGATCTTCCCAAGAAGCACGGCCGTGGTGGCCAGTCCGCTCTCCGTTTCGCTCGTCTGCGAGAGGAGAAGCGTCACAACTACGTACGAAAGGTTGCCGAGTTGGCTGTCCAGAACTTCATCACTGCCGACAAGGTCAACGTCGCTGGTCTCATTCTTGCTGGTTCCGCCGATTTCAAGAACGATCTCAACGCCTCCGACATGTTCGATGGTCGTCTTGCGACCAAGGTTatcaaggttgttgatgtttcttATGGTGGTGAGAACGGGTTCAACCAGGCCATCGAGCTGTCTTCCGAGACTCTCGGCAACGTCAAGTTCatccaggagaagaagctcatcggAAAGTACTTTGAGGAGATCAGCCAGGACACTGGCAAGGTTTGCTACGGCATTGAGGACACCCTCAAGGCCCTCGAGCTCGGTGCCGTCGAGACATTGATTGTCTTCGAGAACCTTGAGATCACCCGCTGGGTCCTCAAAGATAGCAACGGCAGTGAGGTCATTCTTCACACCACCAAGCAACAGGAGCAGACCAACCGGGACAAGTTCCTCGACAAGGAGACTGGCCAAGAGATGGAAATCGTTTCTCAGGAATCCTTCCTGGAATGGATTGCGGAACACTACAAGGACTTTGGCACCACTCTTGAGTTTGTTTCTGACCGTTCCACCGAGGGCAACCAGTTCGTCAAGGGTTTCGGTGGTATCGGCGGTCTTCTCCGCTACAAGGTCAACTTTGAGCAGCTGGCTGACTTgagtgacgacgatgagtACTACGACGGTGAGTTGGCAAAACGCCTGGGAAATGAGAGCTCTTGA
- a CDS encoding hypothetical protein (EggNog:ENOG41), whose amino-acid sequence MGVRCFSIAVMLAFVYWNAFRSIKLDNTLRYELENSTSKNTILRWIYSGSQREVDFRQYLEHKEKDKRQRIRKKAAILEQSPEFWKTFTMVTPLIVAEMAASVLFELLVAIFSFSIALYTLVIGVFYQGADIKPLLTASFGQIMPMLLLIVIALTAVEVGTIKNFRRIEIEVEIKKHPALLHNTTRGGPGPERNGVLSSRAQSFNLQNSMMGVTEEFSMQSPRKTYETSLLPMAAASHSQPDLSGTAGLGTSVDSMTRWMTPRRMTTIELEEGKRHSKGGT is encoded by the exons ATGGGTGTCAGATGCTTCTCAATTGCTGTGATGCTGGCCTTTGTCTACTGGAACGCTTTTCGATCAATCAAACTGGACAACACTCTAAGATACGAACTTGAGAACAGCACTTCCAAGAACACGATCCTACGATGGATATATTCGGGGAGTCAAAGGGAGGTGGACTTTCGGCAGTATTTGGAGCACAAGGAAAAAGACAAGCGCCAGCGAATTCGAAAGAAGGCGGCAATACTGGAGCAAAGCCCTGAGTTTTGGAAAACCTTCACCATGGTGACACCGCTTATAGTGGCCGAGATGGCTGCCTCAGTTCTGTTTGAGTTGCTggtcgccatcttctccttttcaatTGCCTTGTACACACTGGTCATTGGTGTTTTCTATCAAGGCGCGGACATCAAGCCACTATTGACCGCGAGCTTTGGGCAGATCATGCCTATGCTTCTTCTGATCGTTATTGCTCTGACAGCAGTTGAGGTTGGCA CAATCAAGAACTTCCGAAGGATTGAGATCGAGGTCGAAATTAAAAAACATCCCGCCTTATTGCACAATACTACGAGGGGCGGCCCGGGACCAGAGAGGAACGGCGTGCTCTCGAGCCGGGCACAGTCTTTCAACTTGCAGAACAGCATGATGGGCGTCACAGAGGAGTTTTCAATGCAAAGCCCACGCAAAACCTATGAGACCTCATTATTGCCTATGGCTGCTGCATCTCATAGTCAACCAGACCTCTCAGGCACTGCTGGCCTTGGCACGAGCGTCGACTCGATGACCAGATGGATGACACCGAGGAGAATGACAACAATAGAATTAGAAGAGGGGAAACGG CACTCGAAAGGAGGCACCTAA